The Sphingomonas sanxanigenens DSM 19645 = NX02 genome includes a region encoding these proteins:
- a CDS encoding UvrD-helicase domain-containing protein translates to MVFVWNKDDLNDEQVDAIRHPGSVFLSACPGSGKTRALTYKIALELSRLESEKQWVVAITYTHRAAEEIEERIERLGVDTSRLWIGTIHSFCLDWMLRPYGILHDQLKYGFRVVDQHESERRLEELGSQMRPRVAPAICGYYFTTNGVVLAAPAHSQASVHAVLEAFWEGLRDERRIDFEMILLYAWELVRDNPTISILLSSIFKFILVDEVQDTKEIQYAIVASILRAGAGRTLAFLVGDANQSIFTSLGGYAMPRGDFQQLSGVAMAHKSLSINYRSSDRIVQYYSNYHVAPAVVTAEGAFKEYPSKISFDQQIAHQGFEDEIVRLIRYNIEQLQIPPNQICIVGPWWMSLAALTRRLMAAMPDQSFDGPGMAPFARDQDNFWYKVARLALTEPSPRLFIRRLRWAGEVLADLHHAGVMLPNVTRRDILRICNTIQIASQDGLEFLRLFFEEFSSGVGFNPTAYVMLAEHHETFFARSERQIERLLASGVQGVNDIAMFRRTFASRTGITISTIHGVKGLEFDTVIAFALLQGMVPHFAEPNPEESAKKLLYVICSRPRKNLHLIAETGRVDGRGDPYVCTTVLAACRHAYDQIAADAGAGADVEPADL, encoded by the coding sequence ATGGTCTTTGTCTGGAATAAGGACGACCTGAACGACGAGCAGGTCGATGCAATCCGGCATCCCGGCAGCGTGTTTTTGAGCGCGTGCCCCGGCAGCGGAAAAACTCGCGCGCTAACCTACAAAATTGCCCTCGAACTATCTCGCCTGGAGTCCGAGAAGCAGTGGGTTGTCGCAATTACCTACACGCATCGCGCCGCCGAGGAGATTGAGGAGCGGATCGAGCGGCTTGGCGTGGACACGAGCCGATTGTGGATCGGCACCATCCACTCGTTCTGCCTGGACTGGATGCTCCGCCCTTACGGCATCCTGCATGACCAACTGAAATATGGCTTCCGCGTTGTGGATCAGCACGAAAGCGAGCGGCGCTTGGAGGAGCTGGGATCGCAGATGCGGCCAAGGGTCGCGCCCGCGATTTGCGGCTACTACTTCACGACCAACGGCGTGGTGCTGGCGGCACCCGCCCATAGTCAAGCATCGGTGCATGCCGTGCTTGAGGCATTTTGGGAAGGGTTGAGAGACGAGCGTCGCATCGACTTCGAGATGATCCTTCTCTACGCGTGGGAGCTTGTTCGGGATAACCCGACGATCTCAATCCTGCTTAGCTCCATTTTCAAGTTTATCCTCGTGGATGAGGTGCAGGACACGAAGGAAATCCAGTACGCTATCGTCGCCTCCATTTTGCGCGCGGGCGCGGGACGGACGCTGGCATTCTTGGTTGGCGACGCCAACCAATCAATCTTCACGTCGCTTGGCGGCTACGCCATGCCGCGCGGCGATTTCCAGCAGCTTTCCGGCGTGGCCATGGCGCACAAGAGCCTTTCGATTAATTACCGTTCGTCGGACCGCATCGTCCAGTATTACTCGAACTACCATGTTGCGCCCGCAGTCGTCACCGCAGAGGGCGCTTTCAAGGAATATCCCAGCAAGATCAGCTTCGACCAACAGATCGCGCATCAGGGGTTTGAGGACGAGATCGTCCGCCTGATCCGGTATAACATCGAGCAACTCCAAATACCGCCAAACCAGATTTGCATTGTCGGTCCTTGGTGGATGTCGCTGGCGGCACTTACCCGCCGCCTGATGGCCGCGATGCCGGACCAGTCCTTTGACGGTCCGGGGATGGCGCCGTTCGCTCGCGATCAAGACAATTTTTGGTACAAGGTCGCTCGTCTGGCGCTTACCGAGCCGTCGCCCCGGCTGTTCATTCGTCGGCTGCGCTGGGCAGGGGAAGTCTTGGCCGACCTGCACCACGCGGGCGTGATGCTGCCGAATGTCACGCGCCGAGATATCCTCAGGATTTGTAACACGATCCAGATCGCCTCGCAGGACGGGCTCGAGTTTTTGCGGCTTTTTTTTGAGGAGTTCAGTTCGGGCGTGGGGTTCAACCCGACAGCCTATGTCATGCTGGCAGAACACCATGAGACCTTCTTTGCGAGGTCCGAGCGCCAGATCGAGCGGTTGCTTGCGAGTGGCGTTCAGGGCGTCAATGACATTGCCATGTTCCGCCGGACATTTGCCAGCCGCACCGGCATCACGATTTCCACCATCCATGGCGTGAAAGGGTTGGAGTTCGATACGGTCATCGCCTTCGCACTGCTCCAAGGCATGGTCCCGCATTTCGCAGAACCGAATCCGGAAGAAAGCGCGAAGAAACTGCTTTATGTGATCTGCTCCCGCCCGCGAAAAAATCTCCATCTAATCGCCGAGACAGGGCGCGTTGACGGGCGTGGCGATCCCTACGTTTGCACCACGGTCCTTGCCGCCTGTCGGCACGCCTACGATCAGATCGCGGCTGATGCAGGGGCAGGTGCCGACGTGGAACCTGCGGATTTATAA
- a CDS encoding DoxX family protein, whose protein sequence is MVDRQRGNRPRSAPALIFPALAPLYATGRTLSYALLRIAFGLTIVTHGVPKLTGTPHGSMADPMQGSINLIGNVLHLPFASTLAMFVAILETAGGLCVALGLATRLFAPMLAIQMAFICFALGPTYPWIDRGIEYPIILGLIAFSIAMHGGGVWSVDAKLGHEL, encoded by the coding sequence TTGGTCGATCGGCAACGCGGTAATCGGCCGCGCTCGGCACCGGCTCTGATTTTCCCCGCACTGGCGCCGCTCTATGCGACCGGGCGGACCTTGTCCTATGCGCTCCTGCGCATCGCCTTCGGGTTGACGATCGTGACGCATGGGGTCCCGAAGCTGACCGGAACCCCGCACGGCTCGATGGCCGATCCGATGCAGGGATCGATCAACCTCATCGGCAACGTCCTTCATCTTCCTTTTGCTTCGACGCTCGCCATGTTCGTTGCGATACTGGAAACCGCAGGCGGGCTGTGCGTCGCGCTCGGCCTTGCAACCCGGTTGTTCGCGCCGATGCTGGCGATCCAGATGGCCTTCATCTGTTTCGCGCTTGGCCCGACCTATCCCTGGATCGATCGCGGCATCGAATATCCGATCATTCTCGGATTGATCGCTTTCTCGATTGCGATGCACGGCGGTGGCGTCTGGTCGGTCGATGCAAAACTCGGGCATGAACTCTGA
- a CDS encoding AraC family transcriptional regulator, with protein sequence MRSALLAAAERYADSQGGGEGFFAVPDFGVHVMRTYEPIDHHQVYRPSLCITLQGLKQILVGGQMLSYGPMDCLIVGLDLPARGRIVAASGRTPFVGIKIEFDIAVMRDVLEQLDTRPTPTQGAGRSMFVSAVEGPLAHCVLRMIELTDTPKAMPILYPALMREFYYWLLTGPNAGDLCKQIIPGTYLERIAEAIRLLRKNFAQTLRMEALAAAAHMSLSSFHQHFKALTSMTPLQFQKQLRLLEARRLMMVDDMNVAEAAYRVGYESASQFSREYSRAFGVAPKRDAMNVKVAGA encoded by the coding sequence GTGCGGTCGGCGCTGCTTGCGGCTGCGGAGCGCTACGCCGACTCGCAAGGCGGCGGCGAAGGCTTCTTTGCCGTGCCGGATTTCGGCGTCCATGTGATGCGGACCTACGAGCCGATCGACCATCATCAAGTGTATCGGCCGTCGCTCTGCATCACGCTCCAGGGATTGAAGCAGATCCTCGTGGGCGGCCAGATGCTCAGCTATGGGCCGATGGACTGCCTGATCGTGGGGCTGGACCTTCCGGCGCGCGGCCGGATCGTCGCCGCCAGTGGGCGGACGCCATTCGTCGGTATCAAGATAGAGTTCGACATCGCCGTGATGCGCGATGTTCTCGAACAGCTCGACACGCGTCCGACGCCGACACAAGGGGCGGGACGAAGCATGTTCGTGTCCGCGGTCGAGGGGCCGCTCGCCCACTGCGTCCTCCGCATGATCGAGCTGACGGACACGCCCAAAGCGATGCCCATTCTCTATCCGGCGTTGATGCGCGAATTCTATTACTGGCTGCTGACAGGGCCGAACGCGGGCGATCTGTGCAAGCAGATCATCCCGGGGACCTATCTGGAACGTATCGCCGAAGCGATCCGCCTCCTGCGCAAGAACTTCGCCCAGACGCTTCGGATGGAGGCGTTGGCCGCCGCCGCGCATATGAGTCTTTCCTCGTTCCACCAGCATTTCAAGGCGCTGACGTCGATGACGCCGCTCCAGTTCCAGAAGCAGCTTCGCCTGCTCGAGGCGCGCCGGCTGATGATGGTGGATGACATGAATGTCGCCGAGGCTGCCTATCGGGTCGGCTATGAGAGCGCGTCGCAATTCAGCCGCGAATATTCCCGTGCTTTCGGCGTCGCGCCGAAACGGGATGCGATGAACGTCAAGGTCGCCGGGGCGTAG
- the rplJ gene encoding 50S ribosomal protein L10 yields MDRAQKAAAVAELNSTFSEVGVVVVTRNLGLTVAQSTVLRTKMREAGASYRVSKNKLARIALGGTDYVGVGDMLTGPVGLATSPDPVAAAKVVVDFAKTTDKFEIVGGAMGATVLDADGIKALATMPSLDELRAKIVGLLVAPATKLATITQAPAAQLARVLNAYAEKDKEAA; encoded by the coding sequence ATGGATCGTGCTCAAAAGGCCGCTGCCGTTGCCGAGCTGAACAGCACCTTCTCCGAGGTTGGCGTGGTGGTTGTCACCCGCAATCTCGGCCTCACCGTCGCGCAGTCGACGGTGCTGAGGACGAAGATGCGTGAGGCCGGCGCGAGCTACCGGGTCTCGAAGAACAAGCTTGCCAGGATCGCGCTCGGCGGCACCGACTATGTGGGCGTGGGCGACATGCTCACCGGTCCGGTCGGTCTCGCCACCTCGCCCGACCCGGTCGCCGCAGCCAAGGTTGTGGTGGACTTCGCCAAGACGACCGACAAGTTCGAGATCGTCGGCGGGGCGATGGGCGCGACCGTTCTTGACGCCGATGGCATCAAGGCGCTCGCCACCATGCCGTCGCTCGATGAGCTGCGCGCGAAGATCGTGGGCCTGCTGGTTGCTCCGGCGACCAAGCTCGCGACCATCACGCAGGCTCCGGCGGCGCAGCTGGCGCGCGTGCTGAACGCCTATGCGGAAAAGGACAAGGAAGCCGCCTGA
- the rplL gene encoding 50S ribosomal protein L7/L12 — MADLNTLVEQLSELTVLEAAELSKLLEEKWGVSAAAAVAVAGPAAGPAAPAEEEQTEFDVVLTGDGGKKINVIKEVRAITGLGLTEAKALVEAAPKAVKEAVNKEEAAKIKAQLEAAGATVELK, encoded by the coding sequence ATGGCTGACCTCAACACCCTCGTCGAACAGCTTTCCGAACTGACCGTCCTCGAGGCCGCCGAGCTCTCGAAGCTTCTCGAAGAGAAGTGGGGCGTTTCGGCCGCCGCGGCCGTTGCCGTTGCCGGCCCGGCCGCTGGCCCCGCCGCCCCGGCCGAGGAAGAGCAGACCGAGTTCGACGTGGTCCTCACCGGTGACGGTGGCAAGAAGATCAACGTCATCAAGGAAGTCCGCGCGATCACCGGCCTGGGCCTGACCGAAGCGAAGGCCCTCGTCGAGGCCGCGCCGAAGGCGGTCAAGGAAGCCGTGAACAAGGAAGAGGCCGCGAAGATCAAGGCCCAGCTCGAGGCCGCCGGCGCGACCGTCGAGCTCAAGTAA
- the rpoB gene encoding DNA-directed RNA polymerase subunit beta has product MATKAAPASGTAKKRIRKVFGNIHEVVQMPNLIEVQRESYEQFLRSDPSTGYVSGLEKTLRSVFPIRDFAGTAELDFVHYELEEPKYDTDECRQRGITYAAPMRVTLRLIVFEVDADTETRSVLDIKEQDVYMGDMPLMTQNGTFIVNGTERVIVSQMHRSPGVLFDHDRGKTHASGKYLFAARVIPYRGSWLDFEFDAKDIVNVRIDRKRKLPVTALLYALGLNSEDILNHFYNTVIFVRGEGGWQVPYVVENWRGQKPTFDVVDANSGEVVFPAGTKISPRAANKAGRDGLQMLLIPTEEIFGRYSAYDLIDESTGRIYIEAGDEVSAENLEMLDKAGIDRIELLDIDHVNTGPWIRNTLKADKAEERDHALADIYRVMRPGEPPTKETAEALFAGLFFDPERYDLSAVGRVKLNMRLELDAEDTVTTLRTEDILAVVKTLVGLKDGKGEIDDIDNLGNRRVRSVGELLENQYRVGLLRMERAVKERMSSVDVSTVMPNDLINAKPAVAAVREFFGSSQLSQFMDQTNPLSEVTHKRRVSALGPGGLTRERAGFEVRDVHPTHYGRICPIETPEGPNIGLINSLASFSRVNKYGFIETPYRKVIDGKVTQEVVYLSAMEEAKHTIAQANAELTADHGFAEDLISAREAGEFLMAPRDHITLMDVSPKQLVSVAASLIPFLENDDANRALMGSNMQRQAVPLVRAEAPFVGTGMEETVARDSGAAIAARRSGIVDQVDATRIVIRATGDVEAGKSGVDIYTLMKFQRSNQNTCINQRPLVKVGDTVNGGDIIADGPSTELGELALGRNALVAFMPWNGYNYEDSILISERIVKDDVFTSIHIEEFEVMARDTKLGPEDITRDIPNVGEEALRNLDEAGIVYIGAEVEPGDILVGKITPKGESPMTPEEKLLRAIFGEKASDVRDTSLRLPPGVAGTVVEVRVFNRHGIDKDERAMAIEREEIDRLTKDREDERGILNRATFNRLREMLIGQVATAAPKGVRKGVEIDEQLLGEVERHDWWKFAVQDDARQSDLEAVKAQYDEAVGLIVRKFEDRVEKLQRGDELPPGVLKMVKVFVAVKRKLQPGDKMAGRHGNKGVISRILPAEDMPFLADGTPVDIVLNPLGVPSRMNVGQIFETHLGWAARGLGRQITEALETWRENGGSAAGTPPEAVRERLKTVYGEDYHAEIDARSTDEVVELAQNLKNGVPMATPVFDGARESDVAHMLKLAGLDESGQVELFDGRTGDQFDRKVTVGYIYMLKLHHLVDDKIHARSIGPYSLVTQQPLGGKAQFGGQRFGEMEVWALQAYGAAYTLQEMLTVKSDDVIGRTKVYEAIVKGDDTFEAGIPESFNVLVKEMRSLGLNVELNALSEIEDDDVLPEAAE; this is encoded by the coding sequence ATGGCGACCAAGGCAGCTCCCGCTTCCGGCACCGCGAAGAAGCGCATCCGCAAGGTTTTCGGCAACATCCACGAAGTGGTGCAGATGCCGAACCTGATCGAGGTGCAGCGCGAATCCTACGAACAGTTCCTGCGCTCCGACCCCTCGACCGGCTATGTGTCAGGCCTGGAAAAGACGCTGCGCAGCGTGTTTCCGATCCGCGATTTCGCCGGCACCGCCGAACTGGACTTCGTCCATTACGAGCTCGAGGAGCCGAAGTACGACACGGACGAATGCCGCCAGCGCGGCATCACCTATGCGGCGCCGATGCGCGTCACGCTGCGCCTGATCGTCTTCGAGGTCGACGCCGACACCGAAACCCGCTCCGTGCTCGATATCAAGGAGCAGGACGTCTACATGGGCGACATGCCGCTGATGACGCAGAACGGCACGTTCATCGTCAACGGCACCGAGCGCGTGATCGTCAGCCAGATGCACCGTTCGCCCGGCGTGCTGTTCGACCATGACCGCGGCAAGACCCATGCCTCGGGCAAATATCTCTTCGCTGCGCGGGTGATCCCGTATCGCGGCTCGTGGCTGGACTTCGAGTTCGACGCCAAGGACATCGTCAACGTCCGGATCGACCGCAAGCGCAAGCTGCCGGTGACGGCGCTGCTCTATGCGCTCGGCCTGAACTCCGAAGACATCCTCAACCACTTCTACAACACCGTCATCTTCGTGCGCGGCGAGGGCGGCTGGCAGGTTCCCTATGTCGTCGAGAACTGGCGCGGCCAGAAGCCGACGTTCGACGTCGTCGACGCGAACTCGGGCGAGGTCGTGTTCCCGGCGGGCACCAAGATCAGCCCGCGCGCGGCCAACAAGGCCGGCCGCGACGGCCTGCAGATGCTGCTGATCCCGACCGAGGAAATCTTCGGCCGCTACAGCGCCTATGACCTGATCGACGAGTCGACCGGCCGCATCTACATCGAGGCGGGCGACGAGGTTTCGGCCGAGAATCTCGAAATGCTCGACAAGGCCGGCATCGACCGGATCGAGCTGCTCGACATCGACCATGTCAACACCGGCCCCTGGATCCGCAACACGCTGAAGGCGGACAAGGCGGAGGAGCGCGACCATGCGCTCGCCGACATCTATCGCGTGATGCGCCCCGGCGAGCCGCCGACGAAGGAAACCGCCGAGGCGCTGTTCGCCGGCCTGTTCTTCGATCCGGAGCGCTACGACCTCTCGGCCGTCGGCCGCGTGAAGCTCAACATGCGCCTCGAGCTCGACGCCGAGGACACCGTGACCACGCTGCGCACCGAGGATATCCTCGCGGTCGTCAAGACGCTGGTCGGCCTCAAGGACGGCAAGGGCGAGATCGACGACATCGACAATCTCGGCAACCGCCGCGTGCGTTCGGTGGGCGAGCTGCTGGAGAACCAGTATCGCGTCGGCCTGCTCCGCATGGAGCGCGCCGTGAAGGAGCGCATGTCGTCGGTCGACGTGTCGACGGTGATGCCGAACGACCTGATCAACGCGAAGCCCGCGGTCGCCGCGGTGCGCGAATTCTTCGGCTCGTCGCAGCTCTCGCAGTTCATGGACCAGACCAACCCGCTCTCCGAAGTGACGCACAAGCGTCGCGTCTCGGCGCTCGGGCCGGGCGGTCTCACCCGCGAGCGCGCGGGCTTCGAGGTCCGCGACGTCCACCCGACCCACTATGGCCGCATCTGCCCGATCGAAACGCCGGAAGGCCCGAACATCGGCCTGATCAACAGCCTGGCGTCGTTCAGCCGCGTCAACAAGTACGGCTTCATCGAGACGCCGTACCGCAAGGTCATCGACGGCAAGGTCACGCAGGAAGTCGTCTATCTGTCGGCGATGGAAGAGGCCAAGCACACGATCGCGCAGGCGAACGCCGAGCTGACCGCGGACCATGGCTTCGCCGAGGACCTGATCTCGGCGCGCGAGGCCGGCGAATTCCTGATGGCGCCGCGCGATCACATCACCCTGATGGACGTGAGCCCCAAGCAGCTCGTGTCGGTCGCGGCGTCGCTGATCCCGTTCCTGGAAAACGACGACGCCAACCGCGCGCTGATGGGCTCGAACATGCAGCGCCAGGCGGTTCCGCTCGTCCGCGCCGAGGCGCCGTTCGTCGGCACCGGCATGGAAGAGACGGTGGCGCGTGACTCGGGTGCCGCGATCGCGGCGCGCCGGTCGGGCATCGTCGACCAGGTCGACGCGACCCGCATCGTCATCCGCGCGACCGGCGACGTCGAGGCCGGCAAGTCCGGCGTCGACATCTACACGCTGATGAAGTTCCAGCGTTCGAACCAGAACACCTGCATCAACCAGCGTCCGCTGGTGAAGGTGGGCGACACCGTGAACGGCGGCGACATCATCGCCGACGGTCCGTCGACCGAGCTGGGCGAGCTGGCGCTGGGCCGCAACGCGCTCGTCGCGTTCATGCCCTGGAACGGCTACAACTACGAGGACTCCATCCTGATCTCCGAGCGGATCGTGAAGGACGACGTCTTCACCTCGATCCATATCGAGGAGTTCGAGGTGATGGCCCGCGACACCAAGCTCGGGCCGGAAGACATCACCCGCGACATCCCGAACGTGGGTGAAGAGGCGCTGCGCAACCTCGACGAGGCGGGCATCGTCTATATCGGCGCCGAGGTGGAGCCGGGCGACATCCTGGTCGGCAAGATCACGCCGAAGGGCGAAAGCCCGATGACGCCGGAAGAGAAGCTGCTCCGTGCGATTTTCGGCGAAAAGGCCAGCGACGTGCGCGACACCTCGCTGCGTCTGCCCCCGGGCGTCGCCGGCACGGTCGTCGAGGTGCGCGTGTTCAACCGCCACGGCATCGACAAGGACGAGCGCGCGATGGCGATCGAGCGCGAGGAGATCGACCGCCTGACCAAGGACCGCGAGGACGAGCGCGGCATCCTCAACCGGGCGACCTTCAATCGCCTGCGCGAGATGCTGATCGGCCAGGTCGCCACGGCGGCGCCCAAGGGCGTGCGCAAGGGCGTCGAGATCGACGAGCAGCTGCTCGGCGAGGTCGAGCGTCATGACTGGTGGAAGTTCGCCGTTCAGGACGATGCCCGCCAGTCGGACCTGGAAGCGGTCAAGGCGCAGTATGACGAGGCGGTCGGCCTGATCGTCCGCAAGTTCGAGGATCGCGTCGAGAAGCTGCAGCGCGGCGACGAGCTGCCGCCGGGCGTGCTGAAGATGGTCAAGGTGTTCGTCGCGGTGAAGCGCAAGCTGCAGCCGGGCGACAAGATGGCCGGCCGTCACGGCAACAAGGGCGTCATCAGCCGCATCCTGCCGGCCGAGGACATGCCGTTCCTGGCGGACGGTACCCCGGTCGACATCGTGCTCAACCCGCTGGGCGTGCCGAGCCGCATGAACGTCGGGCAGATCTTCGAGACGCATCTGGGCTGGGCCGCGCGCGGCCTCGGCCGCCAGATCACCGAGGCGCTGGAGACGTGGCGCGAGAATGGCGGCAGCGCTGCCGGCACCCCGCCGGAAGCGGTGCGCGAGCGCCTGAAGACGGTCTATGGCGAGGATTATCACGCCGAGATCGACGCCCGGTCCACCGACGAGGTGGTCGAGCTGGCGCAGAACCTGAAGAACGGCGTGCCGATGGCGACGCCGGTGTTCGACGGGGCGCGCGAGAGCGACGTGGCGCACATGCTCAAGCTGGCGGGTCTCGACGAGAGCGGCCAGGTGGAGCTGTTCGACGGCCGCACCGGCGATCAGTTCGATCGCAAGGTGACGGTGGGCTACATCTACATGCTGAAGCTGCACCACCTGGTCGACGACAAGATCCACGCGCGTTCGATCGGGCCGTACAGCCTCGTCACCCAGCAGCCGCTGGGCGGCAAGGCCCAGTTCGGCGGCCAGCGCTTCGGCGAGATGGAGGTGTGGGCGCTCCAGGCCTATGGCGCCGCCTACACGCTGCAGGAGATGCTGACGGTGAAGTCGGACGACGTGATCGGCCGCACCAAGGTCTACGAGGCGATCGTCAAGGGTGACGACACGTTCGAGGCCGGCATTCCCGAGAGCTTCAACGTGCTCGTCAAGGAAATGCGGTCGCTGGGTCTCAACGTCGAGCTCAATGCGCTCAGCGAGATCGAGGACGACGACGTGCTGCCCGAGGCTGCCGAGTAA